Genomic window (Aquimarina sp. BL5):
ACTTCAGAAGAAACTGATACTAATAAAGCATCTTCTAGAGCTCCTTTATTATCAAGTCTTCCTGGATCTGCATATACTGTATATTTAGATTTTGATGGAGAAGTAGTTAGTGATACTTGGTGGGTTAATGGAGGAACGATTAATGCGCAACCAACGGGATATAGTGATGCAAAAATCACAGAAATATGGAGAATTATGGCCGAAGATTTCAGGCCTTTTGATATTAATATAACCACCGATAGAGCTACTTTCGAAAATACTCCTATCAATCAAAGGATGATGTGTATTTTTACACCAACCACAGATGCAGCTCCTGGATCCGGAGGGGTAGCATATCTCAATTCTTTTTCCAATACCAATATAGATAATCCTTGTTGGGTTTATAACAATGGAACCAGATCAGCTGGAGAAACTGGATCACATGAGGTTGGCCATACCCTAGGACTATCCCACGATGGTGTGCCAGGAAACCAATATTATGCTGGTCACGGAGATTGGAGTCCTATTATGGGATGGAGTGCTAGTAGATCGATTGGACAATGGAGTAAAGGAGAATATGATGATGCCATTACGCAAGAAGATGATATGGCAATCATATCAGGTAATAGAAATGGTTTTGGATATAAAGAAGATGACCACTCAGATGATATAACACAAGCTACTCCTATACAAGTAAGCGCAGATGGAACAATTAATCCATCATTACATCAAGCTTTAATTTCTACAAAAGAGGATAAAGATTTATTTTCTTTTATTACGGCCGGTGGTGAAGTGGATTTTAATATTGATCCAGATCCATTTTATCCAAACCTAAATATTCAAGCCAGAATAATTACTGGTACAGGAGAAGAACTAGCCATCTCTAACCCAACTAATAACCTTAGTGCTAGTATTAATACTACGTTAGCCGGGGGAACCTATTTTATAGAAATCGATGGTGTTGGAGAAGGAAATGTTTCTAATGGGTATTCGGATTATTCCTCTGTTGGTTTTTACGAAATCTCTGGATCCTACACTCCTGGAAACAATAATCAGCCTCCTATTGCTAATTTCGAGGCATCTATAGATTGTGATCAAGTACGTTTTATAAATACGTCTATCAATACAATTACTTCGGTTTCTTGGGATTTTGGAGATGGAACTACTTCTACAGAACTGAATCCTACGCATACCTATACAACAAACGGTACATATACGATCTCACTAACAGCGACTAATACAATAGGAGAAGATACTAATATCAAGGAAGATTTAATCACGATTAATATTGCGTCCTTACCAGAAAATATGAACCAATCTATATGTTCTGGAGATACCAATACGATAACCGCATCGGGTAGTTCTGGTTATATCTGGTATGATTCTGTAGATAGTAATACAGCTATTGCTACAGGTGCTGACTTGGATATTTCTAACCTTACAGAAGATCAAACATTTTATGTAGCCGGAACTATTGAACCTATTATATCTGCAGTAACAGGAATACAAGACATACCATCTAATTCTGGAGATATTCATCGAGGAGGGTTTAATCTAGTCTTTGATGTAGATCAACCTATTATCCTTAAAAAAGCAACAGTAGTAGCAGAAGGATCTGGAAACAGAACATTACAACTTATTGATGCTACAGGAACTGTACTAGAAACAAAAACTATAAACATTCCTGATGGAGAAAATATCATTGATATTAATATGAATATTCCTGCAGGAACAGATTTAGAAATAGGTTTTCTGGAAGAAGCCAATCTTTTCAGAAGTAATGATAATATTAACTACCCGTATATAGTAGAAAATGTAATTAGTATTAAAAGAAGTTCCGCAACTACCGCGCCAGAAGGATTTTATTATTATCTATACAATTGGGAAATCTCTACCTTAGGTGGATGTCAGACTACAGAACGAGCGGTAATAGAAATTAATATTTCAGATACTCCAGCATCACCAACAATGAATCTAAATGCAGATACGAATGAAATTTCTACAGTAGAAAATTACACATCCTACCAATGGTATCTTGATAATCAAGCAATAGAAGGTGCCACCTCTTCTAGCTATTTAGCAGAAGAAACAGGAACTTATACCCTAGAGGTATTTAATGATGTTGGATGCAGTACTTTTTCTGAAAATATCGAGATTCAATCTTTATCTGTTACAGATGTTCAATCCCCAGAAGATCAAATCACCCTATACCCTAACCCGACTAGAGAAATATTAAATATCGATGGGATATCTAAATTAGAAGAAAAATATTCTCTGAAAATCGTAAATAGTTTAGGGCAAATTATCATCAATCGATCCGATATTCCCGAGACCTTAGATACTAGTGCTCTTACTTCAGGATTATATTTCTTACTTATTAATAATAAACTAGTGGATCGATTTATTAAAACAGCAAATTAAAAGTAATATATTAATCTTATTCTAATTCGGTCATACTAAGTTTCTCTATTTAGACTAACTTAGTATGGCCTACTTATATTATAAACACAGCTAGAAAATTAACCTGCCATATCAATATCCTTCAGTTTGTTCTCTTCTGCAAGTTTTGCTTTTTCTGCGGCATACTCAAAACCCTGTTGCCACCAACTACGCATCAATTTTTTATTAAAAACCAAGGAGTTTTCTGTCAGTTTAGATGGTGTATAATATAAATTAAGCACTACATCTTTATTCTTAGCTGCTAACTTGCCCACCACAGTATCGTGTCCCTCTACCTGATCAAACATAAAACTAAAAAGATTGACCATTAAAGAAAAAGGATTCTTCCCTAAGACCTTATTATGTTCCATATTCTCAGATTCCAGAATGATTGCATCTACCTCTGTAGCTCCTCTTTTGATTGCTTCTCTAATAGGAACCATGGAACCGAAACCTCCATCAGCATATTCACAACCATTTTTGGTTACTAAACTCATAAAAGGAACATAATTACAGGATATCCATATCCAATCACAAAAATCCTCATAAGAGAAATCATTAATAGACTTATACTCTGTAGTATTTTTTGTTAAATTAGATACCGTTACTACGATATCTTTAACCCTTTTCTTAGCAAGTTCGAATTCAATTTCAGAAAAATTTCTACGTATATTCCTTCTTAGATTTTTACTTTCTCCAAAAGTTCTTTTACGTTTCAGAAATTGCATTACGGTATTAAAAAAGTTTATGGAAACAAACTCTCTATTTCCTTTCTTTCTAGTTCTAAAAGGATTAACACTAAATATGGTATTCTGATTAACGTTTGTATAAATATCATATACCTTATCTACATTGCCTAATGCCAATTGAGGTATTAGCAAACTTCCTGTAGAAGTTCCCAAGAAAAGATCATAGGCTCTACCTTGTTCCTGCATTAAATATTGGGCTACACCTCCCGCATACGCTCCTTTACTTCCTCCTCCGGAAATTACTAATGCACGCATATTTTAATTTATGGGGTTAATTTTTTTTCTAAAAATTTCTGCTGCCGTTTTGGCAAATTATCCTTTAAATCTACATATTTCTTTTTAATCTCAGGACTCTTCAATAAGTTATCTAGTACTTTCCTACAAAAGTTTCTAAATCTCCAATTATGATGTACCGCTCCATCCATCAAATCGACAAGAGATTGATCAGAAAAAGCCTTAAGACTTTCTAAATACGTAAATGCATTCTCGCGGGTACTAAAATGATGCACAGGAGCAGCATATCTCGATAATTCTGCATAAAATTGCTGATGCTTTTCTTTTTGATACTCTGGTGTACTAAGTGCCAATACTAACCAAAGTATTCGTACATTTTTATCATGAAACCCAATAATATCTTTAGTAACTTCTAAATACGTATTCCTTTCTGAAGGAAAATTAGCCCATAAATGGTACAATGCTGGTTCTACAGTGGCATATGATTCATCCGCCAATAAGGACTCGTATTGTTTTTTTAGCCCTTTTGGTATAGTATTCATCGTGTTAGCAATTGCTTGTCTCACATATATATTATTTGTTTCAAAAGCTTTGGTAAATAAAGCAATCGCCTCCTGAGATGTTTCGCCTTCTAATTGATAAATCACTTCTTGCCCCAGATATTCATTGATCGGAAAATCTAATGCTGTCGCCAACGTGCCCCATTTTCCTACTAAAGGTTGTGTACGCTCGCCGGCTAGGCTTAAATATTTTTTGATAAATGTAGATGTTGTTAATATATCCAATGCTTCCTGAGACGGAAACTCAATAGCTTCTAACCATATTTTTCGGTATTCTGATAGGTCCTGACCACTCACTTCTTCCGCTATAACAATAAAATCTGATGTAGTCACATTTTTGAATTTGTATTTCTCTAGATAATTAGTGATAGTAAGCTTAAAATTAGCATCTCCTATCACATTCTTTAAGGCGTGTAACGCCCAAGCACCACGCTGATAAAAAGTAAGAGAACTTGCTTTAGGGTTTAATAAAGAAGTAGCATCTGCAGCTTTGGACTGTTCGGTGAGCTGCTCTGCGCTTTCGTATAATTTATATTGAAAATACTCATCTCCAAAAATTTCTCTTTCGGCAAGCAACGCATAATAAGTAGCAAAACCTTCTTGTAACCAATGATGCTTCCCTTCAGTTTCGGTAACTAAATCCCCAAA
Coding sequences:
- a CDS encoding M1 family metallopeptidase, with translation MRFILYLIICFTSFAISAQQADSSLLENNKKEQSSVDFLKGKVNIFLEANFKKVEGKVTYVFKILQPTQSISIDAQKMQIMGVLLDGEKATVGYDNEKIEVTSDFQLGSEHSIEIQYIAAPKKALYFLKDYQGNDQIWTQGQGKYTSNWLPSFDDMNEKVEFDLTINYDANYEVIANGKLVSKQTVNDSIQRWEYDMQQPMSSYLLALAIGKYAKVVENSESGIPLEMYYYPEDKDKFESTYKHSKKMFDFLEKEIGYAFPWQNYKQIPVKDFLYAGMENTGTTIFSDAFVVDKIGFNDRNYINVNAHELAHQWFGDLVTETEGKHHWLQEGFATYYALLAEREIFGDEYFQYKLYESAEQLTEQSKAADATSLLNPKASSLTFYQRGAWALHALKNVIGDANFKLTITNYLEKYKFKNVTTSDFIVIAEEVSGQDLSEYRKIWLEAIEFPSQEALDILTTSTFIKKYLSLAGERTQPLVGKWGTLATALDFPINEYLGQEVIYQLEGETSQEAIALFTKAFETNNIYVRQAIANTMNTIPKGLKKQYESLLADESYATVEPALYHLWANFPSERNTYLEVTKDIIGFHDKNVRILWLVLALSTPEYQKEKHQQFYAELSRYAAPVHHFSTRENAFTYLESLKAFSDQSLVDLMDGAVHHNWRFRNFCRKVLDNLLKSPEIKKKYVDLKDNLPKRQQKFLEKKLTP
- a CDS encoding patatin family protein, which codes for MRALVISGGGSKGAYAGGVAQYLMQEQGRAYDLFLGTSTGSLLIPQLALGNVDKVYDIYTNVNQNTIFSVNPFRTRKKGNREFVSINFFNTVMQFLKRKRTFGESKNLRRNIRRNFSEIEFELAKKRVKDIVVTVSNLTKNTTEYKSINDFSYEDFCDWIWISCNYVPFMSLVTKNGCEYADGGFGSMVPIREAIKRGATEVDAIILESENMEHNKVLGKNPFSLMVNLFSFMFDQVEGHDTVVGKLAAKNKDVVLNLYYTPSKLTENSLVFNKKLMRSWWQQGFEYAAEKAKLAEENKLKDIDMAG
- a CDS encoding PKD domain-containing protein, encoding MKPYFILTFALFVFYNGISQNQEPYKLGNEKTFTQTFWNKKSNIITLNVSKDIFYEGKITKKEGNIDAYSIIGSVNNDNTSTFHITKQNNIISGHIVLYKEKIAYKYYSDDVNTVLVQKIDIHKVLCIDYEKVTSEETDTNKASSRAPLLSSLPGSAYTVYLDFDGEVVSDTWWVNGGTINAQPTGYSDAKITEIWRIMAEDFRPFDINITTDRATFENTPINQRMMCIFTPTTDAAPGSGGVAYLNSFSNTNIDNPCWVYNNGTRSAGETGSHEVGHTLGLSHDGVPGNQYYAGHGDWSPIMGWSASRSIGQWSKGEYDDAITQEDDMAIISGNRNGFGYKEDDHSDDITQATPIQVSADGTINPSLHQALISTKEDKDLFSFITAGGEVDFNIDPDPFYPNLNIQARIITGTGEELAISNPTNNLSASINTTLAGGTYFIEIDGVGEGNVSNGYSDYSSVGFYEISGSYTPGNNNQPPIANFEASIDCDQVRFINTSINTITSVSWDFGDGTTSTELNPTHTYTTNGTYTISLTATNTIGEDTNIKEDLITINIASLPENMNQSICSGDTNTITASGSSGYIWYDSVDSNTAIATGADLDISNLTEDQTFYVAGTIEPIISAVTGIQDIPSNSGDIHRGGFNLVFDVDQPIILKKATVVAEGSGNRTLQLIDATGTVLETKTINIPDGENIIDINMNIPAGTDLEIGFLEEANLFRSNDNINYPYIVENVISIKRSSATTAPEGFYYYLYNWEISTLGGCQTTERAVIEINISDTPASPTMNLNADTNEISTVENYTSYQWYLDNQAIEGATSSSYLAEETGTYTLEVFNDVGCSTFSENIEIQSLSVTDVQSPEDQITLYPNPTREILNIDGISKLEEKYSLKIVNSLGQIIINRSDIPETLDTSALTSGLYFLLINNKLVDRFIKTAN